Proteins found in one Erythrobacter sp. 3-20A1M genomic segment:
- a CDS encoding site-specific integrase has translation MATGKISKRAVDSLPVGPKENYLWDTDLKGFGVKITTAGSISYIIQFRMGGREAKTRRFTIGSHGSPWTPTTARLEAERLLVIVAQGIDPVDAEKQRRREAVDLAFSNYADLFTRSCKREGWRRLVERSIRLYLKPTFGMKALPAITKIDVVSVLDQMPPKQVANRRNVFAVMRRLFRWAVSRGDIDRNPMEGMETPPPVKPRERWLKDGELRHIWNAAPECHRCFGPIVRLLIVTGQRREEVSGMHWQELSRSERLWTLPGSRTKNGEPNSIPLNDLAIAELDREARGERWPRKGRVFATASGAGFTGYAKGKVKLDSLIEERCEEPLEAWRLHDLRRTLATNFQRLGVRFEVTEAVLNHVGGSRAGVAGIYQRHDWKDEKRQALDAWNDHLATVLSESGETT, from the coding sequence ATGGCAACAGGAAAAATCAGCAAGCGCGCGGTCGATTCGCTCCCGGTTGGACCAAAGGAAAACTATCTTTGGGACACCGATCTCAAGGGCTTTGGCGTCAAGATTACAACTGCTGGATCAATCAGTTACATAATCCAGTTCCGAATGGGCGGACGAGAAGCGAAGACCCGTCGTTTCACGATCGGATCACATGGATCGCCTTGGACACCGACTACTGCACGCTTGGAAGCTGAGCGATTGTTGGTGATTGTTGCGCAGGGCATTGATCCGGTTGATGCGGAAAAGCAGCGCCGCCGGGAAGCTGTCGACCTCGCCTTCTCGAATTACGCTGACCTCTTCACTCGCTCCTGCAAACGCGAGGGATGGCGTCGCCTCGTGGAGCGATCCATTCGCCTCTACCTCAAGCCCACATTCGGAATGAAGGCGCTGCCAGCGATTACGAAGATCGACGTCGTTTCGGTTCTCGATCAGATGCCGCCCAAGCAGGTGGCAAACCGGCGAAATGTCTTTGCCGTTATGCGCCGCCTGTTTCGCTGGGCCGTCAGTCGCGGAGATATCGATCGCAATCCGATGGAGGGCATGGAAACGCCGCCTCCGGTCAAGCCACGAGAGCGCTGGCTCAAGGATGGCGAACTCCGCCATATCTGGAATGCGGCGCCGGAATGTCATCGCTGCTTTGGTCCAATTGTCAGGCTTCTGATCGTAACCGGACAGCGCCGTGAAGAAGTCTCCGGGATGCACTGGCAGGAGCTCAGTCGCAGCGAAAGATTATGGACCCTGCCCGGATCTCGAACCAAGAACGGAGAACCTAACTCCATTCCCCTCAACGATCTTGCAATCGCCGAGCTCGACCGGGAGGCTCGCGGCGAGAGGTGGCCGCGTAAGGGCCGTGTTTTCGCGACAGCTAGCGGGGCGGGCTTTACGGGATACGCCAAAGGGAAGGTGAAGCTCGACAGCCTGATCGAGGAACGTTGCGAAGAGCCGCTCGAAGCCTGGCGCCTTCATGATCTACGACGAACCCTCGCAACGAACTTCCAGCGGCTTGGCGTTCGGTTTGAAGTCACCGAAGCCGTTCTCAACCATGTGGGCGGATCTCGCGCCGGAGTCGCCGGCATCTACCAGCGCCACGACTGGAAGGACGAAAAGCGCCAGGCGCTCGATGCCTGGAATGACCACCTCGCGACGGTTCTGTCCGAGAGTGGGGAGACGACCTAA